The region ACATCTTATAAGGCTTGTATGTGTGCGTTGTATGCCTTGTATTGCTATGTCCTATGTCCTACAAGTGATGGCGTTGCCTCCGTCCTTGTCCTTCCTGTTATCGTCCGTATGCCATCGCCTATGCGTGTCGTGTCTGTGTCGTACATGTTCCTGTACGTATGCCTAATGTATGTATGCCTGTCCGTGCCTGGCTGTCGTGTATGCCATGTGTCACTGTGCGCCTTGTATGACTGGCCTGTCCTCATAGGTTACGTTGCTAGTACTGAATGGATAGCCATGTAACGCATGTCCGCAAAAGTATACCATTACGTCCGTTATGATCCGATATATTTTCGCGTCTGTAAACATACAATAACCAATTATACAAACGTCCATATAGTTACTTGACCTTTACAAACAGATAGTATACAATAGACTTAACAAACATTACGGAAGGATGATGACCTATGACAGACAGTAAAACATTCGCTTACATACGAGTCAGTAGCAAGGAACAAAACGAGTCTCGGCAGATTCATACGATGAGGGAAAAAGGCGTACCCGAACGTAACATATTCGTCGATAAACTCTCCGGAAGTAATACGAACAGACCGCAATATCAGTTGTTAAAGACGTATGTCCGTAAAGGTGATACGGTTATATTCGATTCTATCTCCCGTATGTCACGGAATATGGACGATACAAAGAACGAATACAAGTGGTTCGTCGATAACGGTATTTCCTTACAATTCGTTAAAGAACCGATGTTAGACTATGACGTAAACAACATAGAAAACGATCCGGTAAAGAAGGCCATTCCCGATATTATCCTAACGTTGCTTGCTTCATTCGCTGAAAAGGAACGTCTCGATACAAGGCAAAGACAACGAGAAGGAATCGACGCTGCTAAACGTAATGGAAAGCATCTCGGACGGCCTAAAAAGTCTTATGAAACGTTATCGAATGAAGATAAACAGTTATTCCACGAACAGTATAGACGGTGGAAGAACGGTGAACAGACTGCTGTACAAACGATGAATAATGCCGGACTGAAAAAGTCCACGTTTTATAAGATAGTAAACGAATACGAATCGCTATTGACCGCTAACTAATCGAATGGTTTGCGGTTTATTTCCTTCCTAGTTTCCGTCTATGTACGTTTTCGGTATTAATAACTTATTTATATCTACGTAACTCCTTCGCCTATTCCGTAACACATCCGTCCTAACAACCTACGTATGATATGCGATAATGACGATAATGTACGTATAAAGGCGTAATGTTCGTGTTTTAACAGTCTCCGACCTCCCCCATTATTCCGAGATAGCTTCGACTGGTGAACGGCTCGCCTAGTATACATACGTAATAGCAACGGAATCGAATCGGACATCATACGCAACTTCATACGCAATACCTACCTTCCGCAACTAACGCAACGCCTAACTCAATACAATATATAGTATATAACATAATCAATACGTACTACATATACGTGTCGTGTACGTTTGTAACTTTTAAAACAAAGTAAATTAATAGGAATAATACAGTTATATCCTGCGTCACATCAACGTTTTACAACGGAATAAGCAACGGTTTGTCAAGTACATCAGCTTTACACTTATGCGGAACTCACGCAAATAAATTTGCCATTAATTCGCTTCCCATCCGATCAAGCATATTACTTAATATACCGTTAAAGTATCCGGCAATGTTACGCAACTTTTTCCGTTTAGTTGCGTGGAAGGTCTCCCGGATTGCTTGGATAGCAACGTCAATTAATTCGTCATCCTCGTATGCTTTCCGCAATTCCTTCGTTTGTCCTCTGAACACACCATAAAGACGTGATACCAATCGTTGGCTATCTTTTCCGACGAATTGTTTTACGGCATCTTTAAAACGTTTGTACGGCGTTCTGATGGCGATACAATACGTATTACTGGAAGTAATTGTATAATGATTATAGTTAACTGGTTCGGCTGCATTTTCGGACTTTTCCACCTTGTTTTGCTTATCATTTTCGACATTGTTTGCGGTGACAGCTT is a window of Lentibacillus daqui DNA encoding:
- a CDS encoding recombinase family protein, with translation MTDSKTFAYIRVSSKEQNESRQIHTMREKGVPERNIFVDKLSGSNTNRPQYQLLKTYVRKGDTVIFDSISRMSRNMDDTKNEYKWFVDNGISLQFVKEPMLDYDVNNIENDPVKKAIPDIILTLLASFAEKERLDTRQRQREGIDAAKRNGKHLGRPKKSYETLSNEDKQLFHEQYRRWKNGEQTAVQTMNNAGLKKSTFYKIVNEYESLLTAN
- a CDS encoding helix-turn-helix domain-containing protein, translating into MSNYEQITFANIEKYRSFETIAKMDEKIYEYIEVLRNDEQPESVIEVLRFLGRSSLRVIGVSFAKYQTIAESIGMSKRTVIRAVNKLAGYGMIERIPTVKKWTGFGKSRKKSVNIIVVNSSLSPEAVTANNVENDKQNKVEKSENAAEPVNYNHYTITSSNTYCIAIRTPYKRFKDAVKQFVGKDSQRLVSRLYGVFRGQTKELRKAYEDDELIDVAIQAIRETFHATKRKKLRNIAGYFNGILSNMLDRMGSELMANLFA